The Tardiphaga alba genome includes a window with the following:
- a CDS encoding DJ-1/PfpI family protein — protein MTAPLRIGFVLFPNVTQLDFTGPLQVLSRAPGAEVHLLWKRIEPLTSDTVLTFLPTTTFADSPQLDVICVPGGAGADDAMLDDETLAFLRQQAEGARYVTSVCTGALVLGAAGLLKGYRAATHWSARPFLSQFGAILDTSRVSVDRNRVTGGGVTAGIDFALKLVSIIFDRRTAEMIQLGIEYNPAPPFDAGSPDTAPADVVSALTERAGGWKQREGKAKRAAEKLRL, from the coding sequence ATGACCGCCCCTCTCCGTATCGGCTTCGTCCTCTTCCCCAATGTCACGCAACTGGATTTCACCGGCCCGCTGCAGGTGCTGTCGCGCGCGCCGGGCGCCGAAGTGCATCTGTTGTGGAAGCGCATCGAACCGCTCACCAGCGACACGGTGTTGACATTCCTGCCGACCACGACCTTCGCCGACAGCCCGCAACTCGACGTGATCTGCGTGCCCGGCGGTGCCGGTGCCGATGATGCGATGCTCGACGATGAGACGCTCGCCTTTCTGCGCCAGCAGGCCGAAGGCGCGCGCTACGTCACCTCGGTTTGCACGGGCGCATTGGTGCTGGGCGCAGCGGGTCTGTTGAAGGGCTATCGCGCAGCGACGCATTGGTCGGCGCGGCCGTTCCTGTCGCAGTTCGGAGCGATCCTCGACACCTCACGTGTCAGTGTCGATCGCAATCGCGTCACCGGTGGCGGCGTCACGGCCGGCATAGACTTCGCGCTGAAACTTGTCTCGATCATCTTTGATCGTCGGACGGCCGAGATGATCCAGCTCGGCATCGAATACAATCCGGCACCGCCGTTCGATGCGGGCTCGCCCGATACCGCACCGGCCGATGTCGTATCGGCATTGACCGAACGCGCTGGCGGCTGGAAACAGCGCGAGGGCAAGGCGAAGCGTGCCGCAGAGAAACTGCGTTTGTAG
- a CDS encoding alpha/beta hydrolase — protein MPVTLDPDASAVLNVFRDAGRPPYETLTPPEAREWYLKARPVANPEPPELASVTALTIPGPAGAIPARLYTPKTLRQQDGLSPCLVFFHGGGWVIGDLDSHDVVCRFLAYEGEMLVISVDYRLAPEHKFPAAIDDAVAATRWIADNAVQLNIDAQHLVVGGDSAGGNLSAIVAIDARENGGPKLAGQLLIYPATDFRMDHPSHSEPETSCLLTHNVIRWFADHYLNSPADIENWRASPARMDNLRGLPPAYVLTAGADPLRDEGDEYAKRLTDAGVAVSYKSYPGQFHGFITMGKILPKANTALNEMGGWLKSL, from the coding sequence ATGCCCGTCACTCTCGATCCCGATGCCAGCGCCGTCCTCAACGTCTTCCGCGATGCCGGTCGTCCACCCTATGAAACGCTGACGCCGCCGGAAGCGCGCGAGTGGTATCTCAAGGCCCGCCCGGTCGCCAATCCGGAGCCGCCGGAGCTCGCTTCGGTAACAGCATTGACGATCCCCGGGCCGGCCGGCGCCATCCCTGCCCGCCTCTACACGCCGAAGACGCTGCGGCAGCAGGACGGCCTGTCGCCCTGCCTGGTGTTCTTTCACGGCGGCGGCTGGGTGATCGGCGATCTCGACAGCCATGACGTGGTCTGCCGTTTCCTCGCTTATGAAGGCGAGATGCTGGTGATCTCGGTGGATTATCGCCTCGCGCCGGAACACAAGTTTCCTGCCGCCATCGACGATGCCGTCGCCGCCACGCGCTGGATCGCGGACAATGCGGTGCAGCTCAATATCGACGCCCAACATCTGGTCGTCGGCGGCGACAGCGCCGGCGGCAATCTGTCGGCCATCGTCGCCATCGATGCGCGTGAAAACGGCGGGCCGAAGCTTGCGGGCCAGTTGCTGATCTATCCCGCCACCGATTTCCGGATGGACCATCCCTCGCACAGCGAACCGGAAACCAGCTGCCTGCTGACCCACAACGTCATCCGCTGGTTCGCGGATCACTATCTGAACAGCCCCGCCGATATCGAGAACTGGCGCGCATCGCCGGCGCGCATGGACAACCTGAGGGGCCTGCCGCCGGCCTATGTGCTGACCGCCGGCGCCGATCCGCTGCGCGACGAAGGCGATGAATATGCGAAACGGCTAACCGATGCCGGCGTCGCCGTCAGCTACAAATCCTATCCCGGCCAATTCCACGGCTTCATCACTATGGGCAAGATTTTGCCCAAGGCGAACACGGCGCTGAACGAGATGGGTGGGTGGCTGAAGTCATTGTGA
- a CDS encoding SDR family NAD(P)-dependent oxidoreductase: MADGIRLDGRVAVVTGAAGVIGTETINLFAARGAKIVAVDRDAAALDRAIAELPASAEALAIIADVTSEEDVTGYVAAAVKRFGRIDIFYNNAGIEGTITPIVNASLADFRKVLDVNVVGVFLGMKHVLPVMLKQDSGSIINTASIAGLIGSAEVAVYSASKHAVIGLTKSAAQECTGTKVRVNCVCPGLIDSRMLSAIVDARVGRGAPAPVEKVVDRVPQRRLGLAKEVAPIVAFLASDDASYVTGSAYTVDGGRTSA; encoded by the coding sequence ATGGCCGACGGAATTCGTCTGGATGGCAGGGTCGCTGTCGTCACCGGGGCTGCCGGGGTGATCGGCACCGAGACCATCAACCTCTTCGCCGCGCGCGGCGCCAAAATCGTTGCGGTGGACCGCGATGCCGCTGCCCTCGACCGGGCCATCGCCGAGCTTCCGGCCTCCGCCGAGGCGCTGGCGATCATCGCCGATGTGACCAGCGAAGAGGACGTGACCGGCTATGTCGCCGCCGCGGTGAAACGCTTCGGCCGCATCGACATCTTCTACAACAATGCCGGCATCGAGGGCACGATCACGCCGATCGTCAACGCCTCGCTCGCCGACTTCCGCAAGGTGCTTGACGTCAATGTGGTCGGCGTCTTTCTCGGCATGAAACACGTGCTGCCGGTGATGCTGAAACAGGACAGCGGCTCGATCATCAACACCGCTTCCATCGCCGGCCTGATCGGCTCGGCGGAAGTTGCGGTCTACAGCGCCAGCAAGCATGCGGTGATCGGCCTGACCAAGAGCGCGGCCCAGGAATGCACCGGCACCAAGGTGCGCGTGAACTGCGTTTGCCCGGGTCTGATCGACAGCCGCATGCTGTCGGCGATCGTCGATGCCCGCGTCGGCCGCGGCGCGCCGGCACCGGTCGAGAAAGTCGTCGATCGCGTCCCGCAACGGCGACTAGGGCTCGCAAAAGAAGTCGCGCCCATCGTTGCCTTCCTCGCCTCCGACGATGCCAGCTACGTCACCGGCTCCGCCTATACGGTGGATGGCGGCCGCACCTCCGCATAA
- a CDS encoding DUF2155 domain-containing protein has translation MLRTLTIAGFAALLAATSLSSTPVLAQFGPLFGDPPPRPPGSVPRGQQQQQLPPPIDDDEEVPALPQGRLLPSRPNPGMGAPPPGAVQSQPLAPPPGSNTTIVPQNPQGQAQQPAAPGQPQQPGVANAPPGAAPNGRQAPKNAPPPAATLQPGDEVVTEPPAQKIANKKAAFSGLDKITGRIINFDADIGETVQFGALRVKTDACYTRPATEAANTDAFVEVDEITLQGEVKRIFSGWMFAASPGLHGVEHPIYDIWLTDCKQPEVVATQQETRPAPAAAQKRPPPPKQQPRPQPQQQLAPPPGFPAFRQ, from the coding sequence ATGTTGCGAACCCTGACGATTGCCGGATTTGCAGCCTTGCTGGCTGCCACCTCGCTGTCCAGCACCCCGGTGCTGGCGCAGTTTGGTCCGTTGTTCGGCGATCCGCCGCCGCGCCCGCCGGGCTCCGTGCCGCGTGGCCAGCAGCAGCAACAGCTTCCACCGCCCATCGATGACGACGAGGAAGTGCCGGCGCTGCCGCAGGGACGCCTGCTGCCGTCGCGGCCGAATCCGGGCATGGGCGCGCCGCCGCCGGGCGCCGTGCAGTCGCAGCCGCTGGCGCCGCCGCCGGGCAGCAACACCACCATCGTGCCCCAGAACCCGCAGGGACAGGCCCAACAGCCGGCCGCGCCCGGCCAGCCGCAGCAGCCAGGTGTCGCCAACGCTCCGCCCGGCGCGGCTCCGAATGGCCGTCAGGCACCGAAGAATGCGCCGCCGCCGGCCGCGACCCTGCAACCCGGCGACGAGGTGGTGACCGAGCCGCCAGCCCAGAAGATCGCCAACAAGAAGGCAGCGTTCTCGGGTCTCGACAAGATCACCGGCCGCATCATCAATTTCGATGCCGATATCGGCGAGACCGTGCAGTTCGGCGCGCTGCGCGTGAAGACCGATGCCTGCTACACGCGCCCGGCGACGGAAGCAGCCAACACTGACGCGTTCGTCGAGGTGGACGAAATCACGCTGCAGGGTGAGGTGAAGCGGATCTTCTCAGGCTGGATGTTCGCAGCGAGCCCCGGCCTGCACGGCGTCGAGCATCCGATTTACGACATCTGGCTCACCGACTGTAAGCAGCCCGAAGTGGTTGCCACGCAGCAGGAGACGCGCCCGGCACCCGCCGCCGCGCAAAAACGCCCGCCGCCGCCGAAGCAGCAGCCGCGCCCTCAGCCGCAACAGCAACTGGCGCCGCCGCCGGGCTTCCCGGCTTTCAGGCAGTGA
- the aat gene encoding leucyl/phenylalanyl-tRNA--protein transferase: protein MSSRDNASSDITPELLLRAYACGIFPMSESADDPGLFWVEPEIRGVIPLDGFRISSRLARTVRSDAFTVTVDSAFKRVMSECAAPKPDREDTWINKRIRDLYGALHEMGHAHSVEVWQNDDLVGGLYGVSLGRAFFGESMFHHARDASKVALVHLVARLIAGNYGLLDTQYVTDHLRSFGAVEVPRDRYRQLLDAALDDVADFEALPATMTGEDALAIIAERQS from the coding sequence ATGAGCTCACGCGACAACGCATCATCCGACATCACGCCCGAACTGCTGCTGCGCGCCTATGCCTGCGGCATTTTCCCGATGTCGGAGAGCGCCGACGATCCCGGCCTGTTCTGGGTCGAGCCGGAAATCCGCGGCGTGATCCCGCTGGATGGCTTTCGTATCAGTTCACGCCTTGCGCGCACGGTGCGTTCGGATGCCTTCACGGTGACGGTAGATAGCGCCTTCAAACGCGTGATGTCCGAATGCGCTGCGCCGAAGCCGGATCGCGAGGACACCTGGATCAACAAGCGCATCCGCGACCTCTATGGCGCGTTGCATGAGATGGGCCATGCCCACAGCGTCGAGGTCTGGCAAAACGACGATCTCGTCGGTGGCCTCTATGGCGTCTCGCTCGGCCGCGCGTTTTTCGGCGAGAGCATGTTCCATCACGCGCGCGATGCATCGAAGGTGGCGCTGGTGCATCTCGTGGCCCGGCTGATCGCGGGCAATTATGGCCTGCTCGACACGCAATATGTGACGGATCATTTGCGCAGCTTCGGCGCCGTCGAAGTGCCACGCGATCGCTATCGGCAACTGCTCGATGCGGCACTGGATGACGTGGCAGATTTCGAGGCGCTACCGGCCACGATGACCGGCGAGGATGCGCTGGCGATCATCGCGGAGCGACAGTCGTAG
- a CDS encoding NAD(P)/FAD-dependent oxidoreductase, with protein MTSVPHVADTGAHRIVVVGAGFGGLEAVYRLRGVDAVTTLVDQRNHHLFQPLLYQVATASLATSEIAWPIRYLLRGRKDVTTLLGTVTGVDVAAKCVRLDDGQMLPYDTLVLATGAGHAYFGHDEWEPFAPGLKTLEDATTIRRRILTAFERAERADDPAEQAALLTFVIIGAGPTGVELAGTIAEMARTTLPDDFRNIDTRKARVMLVEAGQRVLANFSEELSAYAHRSLEKLGVEVALGHAVSDCNVDGVVYGDTHLPARTIIWAAGVRASPAAEWLGVAADRAGRLQVNADLTVPDHPDIFAIGDTVSIAAPDGSLVPGIAPAAKQEGRYVANAIKQRLRGETPAPFRYRHDGSLAQIGKHLAVIDFGRFRLRGALAWWIWGIAHIYFLIGLRNRLAVALNWLWIHTLDQRGARLITQGRAVLDDPAVRTGETVPQRLKSAR; from the coding sequence ATGACGTCAGTCCCGCATGTTGCCGATACCGGAGCTCATCGCATCGTTGTCGTCGGCGCCGGTTTCGGCGGGCTTGAAGCGGTGTATCGGCTGCGCGGCGTCGATGCCGTGACGACACTGGTGGACCAGCGCAATCATCATCTGTTCCAGCCTTTGCTTTATCAGGTGGCGACGGCATCGCTGGCGACATCCGAGATCGCCTGGCCGATCCGCTATCTGCTGCGCGGGCGTAAGGATGTTACGACGCTGCTTGGCACGGTGACCGGCGTCGATGTTGCAGCGAAATGCGTTCGGCTCGATGACGGCCAGATGCTGCCCTACGACACGCTCGTTCTCGCCACCGGCGCCGGCCACGCTTATTTCGGCCATGACGAATGGGAGCCGTTCGCGCCGGGCCTCAAAACGCTGGAAGATGCGACGACCATTCGTCGCCGTATCCTGACAGCATTCGAGCGCGCCGAGCGTGCGGACGATCCCGCCGAACAGGCGGCACTGTTGACCTTCGTCATCATCGGTGCGGGGCCGACCGGCGTCGAACTCGCCGGGACCATCGCCGAAATGGCGCGAACGACATTGCCTGACGATTTTCGCAACATCGATACGCGCAAGGCACGCGTCATGCTGGTGGAGGCGGGGCAACGTGTGCTGGCGAATTTTTCGGAAGAGCTCTCGGCCTATGCACATCGGTCGCTGGAGAAGCTTGGCGTGGAAGTGGCGCTCGGGCATGCGGTCTCGGATTGCAATGTGGACGGCGTCGTCTATGGCGACACGCATCTGCCGGCGCGCACCATCATCTGGGCTGCGGGTGTGCGCGCATCACCGGCAGCGGAATGGCTTGGCGTTGCGGCCGATCGTGCGGGACGCCTGCAGGTGAATGCTGATCTCACTGTGCCCGATCATCCCGACATCTTTGCCATCGGGGACACCGTGAGCATTGCAGCACCGGATGGCTCGCTTGTGCCCGGCATTGCGCCGGCGGCGAAGCAGGAAGGGCGCTATGTCGCCAATGCCATCAAGCAACGGCTGCGCGGCGAGACGCCGGCGCCGTTCCGCTACAGGCACGACGGCAGTCTCGCGCAGATCGGCAAGCATCTTGCTGTCATCGACTTCGGCCGGTTCAGGCTGCGCGGCGCGCTGGCGTGGTGGATCTGGGGCATCGCCCACATCTATTTCCTGATCGGTTTGCGCAACCGTCTCGCCGTCGCTTTGAACTGGTTGTGGATCCACACCCTCGATCAACGCGGAGCGCGGCTGATCACGCAAGGGCGGGCAGTGCTGGATGATCCAGCGGTACGCACCGGTGAGACTGTACCGCAACGTCTGAAGTCCGCGCGTTGA
- a CDS encoding DASS family sodium-coupled anion symporter yields MALGWKKIAPLVVWLVLYVIPTPAGLVANQWHYFAVFAAVITGLILESMPVGAVGLIGLTFAGVMGYVEHDPNKSLRWMLGGFAESTVWLIVGAFVFSIGYRKSGLGRRLALLLVRGLGRSTIGLGYAVAFSDLVLAPATPSNTARSGGTVYPIISNIPRIYGSEPGPTAGKIGTYVMWTAFAATAVTSSMFLTALAPNAAALSIAKKIVNVDVGWSQWFIGFAPLGVPLILLLPLLTYLICRPEVKHSPEIVAWSASELAAMGPLSRHEKIMAGLVVLAMFLWITGSNPDITLPGLGSNFINATMVVFVVISMMLLTGVVSFADIIAEKAAWEVFFYFTSLLTLSSGLNEIGFIKWAAGGLSAPLASFSPTVATILLVAVFFWIHYFFSSITAHAAAMLPVVLAVGSSIPGIHMQTLTLLCIYSLGLIGVISPYATGPAPMYFGSGYIGKADFWKFGLIFGLIYFAGLLLVVMPWLTLRVG; encoded by the coding sequence GTGGCGTTGGGCTGGAAGAAGATCGCACCGCTTGTCGTCTGGCTGGTGCTGTATGTGATCCCGACACCGGCGGGTCTCGTCGCCAATCAATGGCACTATTTTGCGGTCTTCGCCGCCGTGATCACCGGCCTGATCCTGGAATCGATGCCGGTCGGCGCGGTCGGGCTCATCGGGCTCACCTTCGCGGGGGTGATGGGCTATGTGGAGCACGATCCCAACAAGTCGCTGCGCTGGATGCTCGGCGGCTTCGCCGAAAGCACGGTGTGGCTGATCGTCGGCGCTTTCGTGTTCTCGATCGGTTATCGCAAGAGTGGTCTTGGCCGGCGGCTGGCGCTCTTGCTGGTGCGGGGCCTGGGACGAAGCACAATCGGGCTCGGCTATGCCGTCGCGTTTTCCGATCTGGTGCTGGCGCCTGCGACGCCGTCGAACACCGCGCGTAGCGGCGGCACCGTCTATCCGATCATCAGCAACATTCCGCGGATCTACGGTTCGGAGCCGGGGCCGACAGCCGGCAAGATCGGCACCTATGTGATGTGGACTGCCTTTGCGGCGACAGCGGTGACGAGCTCGATGTTTCTCACCGCGCTGGCGCCCAATGCGGCGGCACTGAGCATCGCCAAGAAGATCGTGAACGTGGATGTCGGCTGGTCGCAATGGTTCATCGGCTTCGCGCCGCTCGGCGTGCCACTCATTCTGCTGCTGCCGTTGCTGACCTATCTGATCTGCCGGCCGGAGGTGAAGCACAGCCCGGAAATCGTCGCCTGGAGCGCGAGCGAACTGGCCGCGATGGGGCCGCTGTCGCGCCATGAGAAGATCATGGCCGGTCTGGTCGTGCTCGCGATGTTCCTGTGGATCACCGGCTCCAATCCCGACATCACACTGCCCGGTCTCGGCTCCAACTTCATCAACGCGACCATGGTCGTATTCGTCGTGATCTCGATGATGCTGCTGACCGGCGTCGTCTCCTTCGCAGACATCATTGCAGAAAAAGCCGCGTGGGAGGTGTTCTTCTATTTCACCTCTCTGCTCACCCTGTCATCGGGCCTCAATGAAATCGGCTTCATCAAATGGGCTGCAGGCGGCCTGTCCGCGCCGCTCGCTAGTTTCAGCCCGACGGTCGCGACTATCCTGCTGGTCGCGGTGTTCTTCTGGATCCACTATTTCTTCTCGAGCATTACGGCGCATGCGGCGGCAATGCTGCCCGTCGTGCTCGCGGTCGGATCAAGTATCCCCGGCATTCATATGCAGACGCTCACATTGCTCTGCATCTATTCGCTGGGATTGATCGGTGTGATCTCGCCCTATGCGACCGGACCTGCGCCGATGTATTTCGGCAGCGGTTATATCGGCAAGGCGGACTTCTGGAAGTTCGGCTTGATCTTCGGCTTGATCTATTTCGCCGGTCTGCTGCTCGTGGTCATGCCGTGGCTGACGCTGCGCGTCGGCTAA
- a CDS encoding response regulator: protein MTSASTPVLLYIDDDAGLARLVERGLTRQGYKVEHCDNGEAGIARIKQGGIDVIALDQYMPGLDGLEVLEQIQKLPSPPPVVFVTASQDSKIAVTALKAGAADYLVKDTQGDFLPLLNVACDTAIRQALVMKARDEAEAEVHAARDRFAALAAEREVLLREVNHRVGNSLQIIASLLHLQANSAREDDVKVALTNAMGRVAAVAQVHRRLYTSHDLNSVLLNQYLEALLEDLRRSAEGNRMSRLTLQAQQIEIDPDRAVAIGIIVNELVMNAVKYAYPDGAGPIHVVLSGQGDDLELSITDDGVGLNVKADPRSTGMGQRIVSAMANKLDATVERDPNHTGTRVILKFSAVTKTAPKLAVNAAK, encoded by the coding sequence ATGACATCTGCCTCGACGCCAGTCCTGCTCTACATCGATGACGACGCGGGTCTCGCGCGGCTGGTGGAGCGCGGCCTGACGCGACAGGGCTACAAGGTCGAGCATTGCGACAATGGCGAAGCCGGCATCGCACGCATCAAGCAGGGTGGCATCGACGTCATCGCGCTCGATCAGTACATGCCCGGCCTCGACGGACTCGAGGTGCTCGAGCAAATCCAGAAACTGCCTTCGCCGCCCCCCGTCGTTTTCGTGACCGCATCGCAGGACAGCAAGATCGCGGTTACGGCCTTGAAGGCCGGCGCTGCCGACTATCTCGTCAAGGACACCCAGGGTGACTTCCTGCCGCTCCTGAACGTCGCGTGCGACACGGCCATCCGTCAGGCGCTGGTCATGAAGGCGCGTGACGAAGCCGAAGCCGAAGTCCACGCCGCACGCGATCGCTTTGCGGCACTCGCTGCCGAACGCGAGGTGTTGCTGCGCGAGGTCAATCACCGCGTCGGCAACTCGCTGCAGATCATCGCATCGCTGCTGCATCTGCAGGCCAATTCGGCGCGCGAAGACGACGTGAAGGTGGCGCTCACCAATGCGATGGGCCGCGTCGCCGCGGTGGCGCAGGTGCATCGCCGGCTCTATACGTCGCACGATCTCAACAGCGTACTGCTCAACCAGTATCTCGAAGCACTGCTCGAGGACCTGCGACGCTCGGCCGAAGGCAACAGGATGTCGCGCCTCACGCTGCAGGCGCAGCAGATCGAGATCGACCCGGATCGTGCCGTCGCGATCGGCATCATCGTCAACGAGCTGGTGATGAACGCTGTCAAATACGCCTATCCCGACGGCGCCGGCCCGATCCATGTGGTTCTGTCAGGCCAGGGCGACGATCTCGAATTGTCGATCACCGACGACGGCGTCGGCCTCAATGTGAAGGCCGATCCGCGCTCCACCGGCATGGGCCAACGCATCGTCAGCGCCATGGCCAACAAGCTCGACGCCACCGTCGAGCGCGATCCCAACCACACCGGCACGCGCGTGATCCTGAAGTTCAGCGCGGTGACGAAGACGGCGCCGAAGCTCGCAGTCAACGCCGCGAAGTAA
- a CDS encoding response regulator, which produces MSNPVTIIMIEDDEGHARLIERNIRRSGVNNEIVPFTNGTDALTYLFGADGSGSAHRGDALLILLDLNLPDMTGIDILRRVKENENLKCAPVVVLTTTDDAQEIKRCYELGCNVYITKPVNYENFANAIRQLGLFFSVIQVPQAAS; this is translated from the coding sequence ATGAGTAACCCAGTTACCATCATCATGATCGAGGACGACGAGGGTCACGCCCGTCTGATCGAGCGCAATATCAGGCGCTCGGGTGTCAACAATGAGATCGTTCCGTTCACCAACGGTACAGACGCCCTCACCTATCTGTTCGGTGCGGATGGCAGCGGCTCGGCCCATCGCGGCGACGCGCTGCTGATCCTGCTCGATCTCAATCTGCCCGACATGACCGGCATCGATATTCTTCGCCGCGTCAAAGAGAATGAGAATCTCAAATGCGCTCCCGTCGTGGTTCTGACCACCACCGACGACGCGCAGGAAATCAAGCGATGCTACGAGCTCGGATGTAACGTCTACATCACCAAGCCCGTGAATTACGAAAACTTCGCCAACGCAATCCGTCAGCTCGGTTTGTTCTTCTCCGTCATTCAGGTTCCACAAGCGGCTTCATGA
- a CDS encoding sensor histidine kinase — protein sequence MTADAARKRAFWQIVLLSAGLLVLVAISAASVIFVNRARDDQRWVTHTVEVQNQISNLLLEIRRTESATRAYLLSAAPRFMEEYERSSSAIMPAVEKLVRLANDNPAQVQNTNKLRSAVEQRLAEFGRGMDRIKNNELQTSIDILRRGGANEAATAIAEITGAMRAEEGRLFVERTRTADESQQWASFITIAGSALVVLFAAGSIFLVRQSSNARDDAEAKLRDSNLNLETTVQERTADLREANEEIQRFAYIVSHDLRSPLVNIMGFTSELEELRGDIFRRIATLANEQPVVPDTDGNLPEPALPAEDKQLSSDFSEALGFIKSSIGKMDRLISAILNLTREGRREFKPVKIDTRELIETIASTVAHQAAETETQIRIEPLPEIVCDRLAMEQIFGNLIDNALKYLKPGVPGDIHIKGRTKMGFAIFEIIDNGRGIDPKDHQRIFDLFRRAGTQDRPGQGIGLAHVRALVRRLGGTMSVSSELGNGSTFTVTLPAKWTGRSRNETA from the coding sequence GTGACTGCTGACGCGGCCCGCAAACGCGCCTTCTGGCAAATCGTCCTGCTATCGGCGGGATTGCTGGTGCTTGTCGCCATCAGCGCGGCATCGGTCATTTTCGTCAACCGCGCCAGAGACGACCAGCGCTGGGTGACCCACACGGTCGAGGTCCAGAACCAGATCTCCAACCTGTTGCTGGAAATTCGCCGCACAGAGAGCGCAACCCGCGCATATCTGCTCTCGGCAGCACCGCGTTTCATGGAAGAGTATGAGCGCTCGTCGTCAGCGATCATGCCGGCGGTGGAGAAACTCGTCAGGCTCGCCAACGACAACCCGGCCCAGGTCCAGAACACCAACAAGCTCCGTTCAGCTGTCGAGCAACGGCTTGCCGAATTCGGCCGGGGCATGGACCGCATCAAGAACAACGAGCTGCAGACCAGCATCGATATCCTTCGCCGCGGCGGGGCCAACGAAGCTGCAACAGCCATCGCCGAGATCACCGGCGCCATGCGCGCCGAGGAAGGCCGGCTGTTTGTCGAGCGCACGCGCACCGCCGACGAGAGCCAGCAATGGGCTTCGTTCATCACGATCGCCGGTTCGGCCCTCGTGGTGTTGTTCGCAGCCGGATCGATTTTCCTGGTCCGACAGTCGTCCAACGCCCGCGACGATGCCGAAGCCAAGCTGCGCGACAGCAATCTCAACCTCGAAACCACCGTGCAGGAGCGCACCGCCGACCTGCGCGAGGCCAATGAGGAAATCCAGCGCTTCGCTTACATCGTCAGCCACGACCTCCGCTCGCCGCTGGTCAACATCATGGGCTTCACCAGCGAGCTCGAAGAGCTGCGCGGCGACATCTTCCGCCGCATCGCCACACTGGCCAATGAACAACCCGTGGTCCCCGACACTGACGGCAACCTGCCGGAACCTGCACTGCCGGCCGAAGACAAGCAGCTATCGTCAGACTTCAGCGAAGCGCTCGGCTTCATCAAGTCCTCCATCGGCAAGATGGACCGCCTGATCAGCGCCATCCTCAATCTCACGCGCGAGGGTCGCCGCGAATTCAAGCCGGTCAAGATCGACACCCGCGAGTTGATCGAAACCATCGCATCAACCGTAGCGCATCAGGCTGCGGAGACTGAGACGCAGATCAGGATCGAACCGTTGCCCGAGATCGTCTGCGATCGTTTGGCAATGGAACAGATCTTTGGCAACCTTATCGACAACGCCCTGAAATATCTGAAGCCCGGGGTTCCCGGCGACATCCACATCAAGGGCCGCACAAAGATGGGCTTCGCCATCTTCGAAATCATCGACAATGGCCGCGGGATCGACCCGAAGGACCATCAGCGGATATTTGATCTTTTCCGCCGCGCAGGTACACAGGACAGGCCGGGCCAGGGTATCGGGCTGGCGCATGTGCGAGCTCTTGTGCGCCGGCTCGGCGGCACCATGTCGGTGTCATCGGAACTCGGCAATGGCAGCACATTTACCGTGACTTTGCCCGCCAAATGGACGGGCCGCAGCAGAAACGAGACCGCATGA